Proteins encoded within one genomic window of Candidatus Latescibacter sp.:
- a CDS encoding sialate O-acetylesterase produces the protein MYRTLIIVIILGTLLAAEPARADIRLPSVIGSNMVLQRGMPVPIWGWAEPGERVRVTLGSWEMAGRADRSGAWMVILAPMSAGGPFDLTIQGKNTLKLTNVMVGEVWVCSGQSNMEMRVCHVNDAPSEVAGALNRNIRLFQVANDLSPDPQRDCEARWEECRPSTVYLFSAAAYFFGREIQHELNVPVGLIHSSWEGTTAETWMRLEGIRAHPELSSILDYWAPVLKSKSPELLAYHRKTREWEEDVHFVLYAGKPILPQYAEPPKLPVKVSFAPSVPSWVFNGMIAPVIPFGIREVIWYQGESNAGRAYQYRTLFPALIRDWRNAWRGGDFPFVFVQLANFGQRRDAPGESPMAELREAQLMTLSVPNTAMATAVDIGVADDVHPRNKQEVGHRLVLAALHAAYGKDTVYSGPAYRSMIVKDGKAHLRFMNTGGGLAAKDNAPLRGFAIAGSDRKFVWAKAAIEGNEVVVWSDGIKEPAAVRYAWADNPECTLYNREGLPASPFRTDDWPGVTRGK, from the coding sequence ATGTACCGAACGTTAATCATCGTCATTATCCTTGGCACGCTTCTCGCCGCAGAACCCGCCCGCGCTGACATCCGGCTCCCCTCAGTCATCGGCTCGAACATGGTGCTTCAGCGCGGGATGCCGGTGCCCATCTGGGGGTGGGCGGAACCCGGCGAGCGGGTGCGTGTAACCCTTGGTTCGTGGGAAATGGCCGGAAGAGCGGACAGGAGCGGCGCCTGGATGGTAATACTCGCCCCCATGAGCGCCGGGGGACCGTTCGATCTTACGATTCAGGGGAAAAACACCCTGAAACTAACCAATGTTATGGTCGGCGAGGTCTGGGTATGCTCCGGACAGTCCAACATGGAGATGAGGGTCTGCCACGTGAATGATGCTCCCAGCGAGGTCGCAGGAGCATTGAATCGTAACATCCGCCTCTTCCAGGTTGCGAATGATCTGTCCCCCGATCCGCAGCGAGACTGCGAGGCGCGCTGGGAGGAATGCCGCCCGAGCACCGTGTACCTTTTCTCTGCGGCGGCCTATTTCTTCGGGCGGGAGATCCAGCATGAGCTGAATGTGCCGGTGGGCCTTATTCATTCCTCCTGGGAGGGAACCACCGCGGAAACCTGGATGCGCCTCGAAGGGATTCGGGCGCACCCGGAACTGTCGAGCATCCTCGATTACTGGGCGCCGGTGCTCAAGAGCAAATCGCCGGAGCTTTTGGCCTATCACCGGAAAACGCGGGAATGGGAAGAGGACGTCCACTTTGTTCTCTACGCCGGGAAGCCTATTTTGCCGCAATATGCGGAACCGCCGAAACTGCCGGTAAAGGTTTCCTTCGCGCCATCCGTTCCCTCATGGGTATTCAACGGCATGATAGCCCCGGTCATCCCGTTCGGCATCCGGGAGGTCATCTGGTACCAGGGCGAATCCAACGCCGGGCGGGCTTACCAGTACCGTACTCTTTTCCCGGCGCTCATCCGTGACTGGCGGAACGCCTGGAGAGGTGGAGATTTCCCGTTCGTGTTCGTCCAGCTTGCCAATTTCGGGCAAAGGCGTGATGCGCCCGGGGAAAGTCCCATGGCCGAGCTGAGGGAGGCGCAACTCATGACCCTTTCAGTTCCCAATACCGCCATGGCGACAGCAGTCGATATCGGCGTGGCCGATGATGTCCACCCGCGCAACAAACAGGAGGTGGGACACCGCCTGGTGCTTGCGGCGCTGCATGCGGCATACGGGAAGGATACTGTATATTCCGGTCCGGCGTACCGGTCCATGATTGTGAAGGACGGCAAGGCGCACCTGCGCTTCATGAATACTGGCGGCGGGCTCGCGGCGAAAGATAATGCCCCCCTGCGGGGTTTCGCCATCGCGGGCTCGGATCGTAAATTCGTTTGGGCGAAAGCGGCAATCGAAGGCAACGAGGTTGTAGTTTGGAGCGATGGGATAAAGGAGCCGGCTGCGGTGCGGTACGCCTGGGCGGACAACCCGGAATGCACTCTTTACAACAGGGAGGGGCTTCCCGCCTCGCCGTTTCGAACGGATGACTGGCCGGGGGTGACCAGGGGGAAATAG